The Verrucomicrobiota bacterium genome segment CTTCTGCGTGTTCTGCGGATAATTTAATCTTTCCTCCGTGGTCGCCGTGTTCCGCCGTGGCGCCGTGTGAACTCTGTCGCCGTGGCCGCCAAATCGCCGTGCCCGCCGGCTTCTTACCCCATAGGGTTATTCCTGGGTTTTATAAAATATGCTCCCCTTCTGAGCCTGGAGGATTTAACGGCCATGAACCTGAACGACTTTCAGATCAGCCGGTGCTGACTGCGTTTGGCCTTTAAGCTATGACGTCTTATAAATATCACGTCTTCATCAGCTACGCACACGTCAGTGATACGCTCACCGGGTGGGTTTCATCTTTCAAGCAGAAACTCGAAGGTAAACTGAACGAGAAACTGCCCGGTGGAACTGCCCAGGTTTTCTTCGACGCGGGCGAACTCGGGGTCGGGCCGCTGAGACCTGACCTTCAGGCGGCGCTCTCTTCCAGTGCGATCCTGCTGATTGTCCTGTCGAATCGATGGCTCGAGCGCCCGTGGTGCCAGGAGGAACTGGCGCGGTTCGTCGAGGCCGCCGGCGGGCCCTCGAACGCGCAAGAACGCATCGTTCTGGTGAGGATTGAGGACGTCAAACAAAACCGGCTTCCGAAGGTGTTACAGGATTGCCATCTCTATGATTTCTTCAAGGTGCATCCTACCCGGAAGGTTACCCTGACGTACGGTTCCCGTGAGTTCCCGGAACTGGAATCGGACTATGCACTTTCCATGCTGGAACTGGTGGGCGACGAGGATCGACCCGGATTGGTGACCCGGTTGCTCGGGCTCACGGCGCCGCAGGTGGATGAACAAGAGCGTGCGGTGATTAGTTCGGGAGAGGAGCAGGAACGCCCCATGATCTTCCTGGCCAACTGCACGCCGGACCTCCAACGGGATCGCAACGCCTTGAAACGCCACTTGGAAGACAAAGGTTTCCAGGTCGTGCCTGCCGGAACCTTCTATCATGCGCCGCCGGGGTATGACGAGGAGGTCCGCCGGCTCCTTTCCGGGTCCACGTTGTTCATTCAAATCGTCGGAGCGTTCCGGTACGAGCCGACGGAACAGTTCCCTGACGGCTACGAACATTGGCAATTGCACCAGGCCCGTACCATCAAGGGTGCCGACGTAGTACGATGGCGGCGACCCGACCTGCTCAGCGATGACGTGGAGGACGCGGTGCATCGTGAATTTGTCTTTGCAGATGACGTTACCCGGTGTGACCTGGAGGAGTTTAAAGTGATTCTGGGTGACAAATTGCGCGAGATAGACAGTCGCCGCCCCGGGACCATTGAAAGGGAAGGCATCACCGTTCTAGTCAACGCGGCGAACCCCGACAACAAAATGGCTGAAGAAGTGGGGACTCGGCTCGAGGACTTGTGCATCGCGATGGACCTGCGCAGCAGCCTCTATGCCGATGTGGTTGGCGAGCGGAGTTCACTTTTCGACGTCGCCAGAAACAATCCTTGCCACGGATTGATGATCGTCTACGGCTCGTGTGGGGATACGTGGGTCCGCCGTCAGGTGAAGGAGGGGCGCAGCGTCGCTTTACTGTTAAAGCAAAAAGTTCCGGTTTGTGCGCTTTACGTTGGGCCTCCGGCAGACAAACCCCCGCTGGAGCCGCGACCGGCGCGCTTCGGCGTGATCGACTTTCGTGAAGAGGAGCGACTGCGAGACTTCGTCCGCCAGGTCGCCGGGAGAAAGGTGTAACGGTGAACGTCCTGTCTGCCGCATCACCCATCACCTCGCCTTTTCCTGGACTGCGCCCCTTCAAGGCGCACGAAAACGCAATCTTCTTTGGCCGCCATGAGCAGGTTAGTGACATGTTGCAGCGGCTTGAAACGTGCCGGTTGCTGACGGTGGTAGGAGCCAGTGGATGCGGCAAATCATCCTTGGTGCGCGCCGGCCTGCTGCCGGCGTTACAGGAAGGCCTTCTATTCGGGATCGATTCCGAATGGACGATGATCACGTTAAGGCCGGGCGGCAATCCCTACCGCGAGCTTGCAAAAGCCCTAAGTGATGCGTTGCCGGCCGATCATCTGAGCGATCCCAACGAGCGGCAGGCCCGCATCGAAGCGAGGCTCTCAAGCAGCAACACCGGCTTGATCCGCATCATTAACGAGGCGGGTTTACCGCCGGATAGTAATGTGCTGGTGCTCGTCGATCAGTTCGAGGAACTGTTTCGCTTCCGAAACGTCGCTCGTAACCACAGCCAGGACGCCATTCAGACGCACGAAGCCTATGAACAGCGCAATGCGGCGAATGCATTCGTGAATTTACTCCTGGAAACCGTGGACCGGCAGCAAGGCGGTTGCGCGGGCATTTCAGGGTCGCCCCGGATCGCCGGAAAGACATCGGGTTTAACACCCAAAAACTCGATCTTTATCGTCTTAACCATGCGATCCGAATTCCTCGGCCACTGCGACGCGTTCCTCGGTCTGCCGGAAGCGGTCAGCCAGAGCCAGTTTCTCACTCCCCGCATGACTCGTGAGCAACTCAAGGACGCCATTGTCCGCCCCCTCGAGCTGTTTGGAGCGGTTGCTCACACCGCACTCATAAACCGGCTTCTAAACGACGTCGGAGCTGACCCGGATTCGCTGCCGCTGATGCAGCACGCCTTGCTCCGTACGTGGCAAAACGCCAAAGCACGCTCGGAGCAGACATCAGCGGCGGTCCGCCGGGAAGTTCGACTTGAAATCCAGGACTACGAAAACGCCGGCGGACTCCAGGAAGCGCTGTCCCGGCACGCCGACGAAGCTTACGCAGAACTCGGCTCCGACCCCGTTCATGGGGAATTATACCAGCGCGTAACGCAACAACTGTTCCTGTTGCTCTGTCGTCGAACCGGGGAGGGCTTGATGGTACGGAATCCGATCCAGGTCGACGAAGCCGCCGCAATCGTCGGCGTCTCGACCCCAGCGATCCTGCACGTCGCCTCGGCGTTCTGTAAGGAGGGTCGAAATTTTATCACCTATTCCTCCAGTGACCCGGATCTGACTGCCGACAGCACCCTCGATATCAGCCACGAAAGCCTGATTCGAAACTGGGCCAGACTCAAAAAATGGATCAAAGCTGAAACCAGGTCCGCCTCCGACTACGCGTGGCTCTTAAAAGCCGCGAGGCGCTGGCAGGACAAAAAGGGTGACCTGTTTGATGGCACCAATCTCCGAATTGCGCTCGCCTGGAGGCAGAATACGAGGCCGTCTGCCAGGTGGGCCGCCAGATACGGGGGCGACTTCGACCTGGCAATGCGATTCCTCGAAGAGAGCCAAAAACGCCAAAGATACCGCCGGATGACCGGCGCCGCGTTAGCCGCCGGTGTCGTGGTCGCATTGGTCCTCTATGGCGTTCAACAAGTGATTTTCCTCCGGCAATTGGCGCACGAGCAACGCGTCACGATAGAAACTCAAACGGCGCTCCTGAACGCAAATAAACAGTTGCAGGAGATCGGCGACGCCGCCAGGCGCCAGAGCGAGATCCTCTTCGGAAACGCGAAAGGCCTGTTAAACGAGAAAAACAATCCGCGGGCCGGAGCCCTTGCCTTGGCGCAGCTATCACGAGCGCTGGACCGCGATCAACACAACGTCACCGCCGCAGAACAGACGTGCACCTTGCTGCTGAACCGGACCTGGTGCCCACCGCTGACGCCTCCTCTGCGCTACAATTCCGACAGCCCCATCCTGAGCGCAACATTCGATCCGCAGGGACCTGACAACCGAGTACTCGCGGTCAGCCAGGACGGTTGGTTGTTGCAGTCAGATGACCAGGGCGCTGCGTTGGTGCAGCGACAATCCCTGGCAGACCAGGCCGGCGGCAAAAAAGTCAGCCTGATCTCTGCCTCGTTCAGCCCGGACGGGCGTGCACTCGTGTTGATCTGCCCACGATCCGGAACGCAGAAAAGCGTGCAGTTTTGGAAATACGCAAACGGTACATTCCGGAATGTCACGGCGGTCGAGGTCAACAGCCTTTCAATTTACAACACGGTCAGCTGGAGTGCTGACCAGCAAGTCATCACGGTGGTCCCGGTTCGATGGGATGCTGCCGGGCCCTGTCTCGCTTTTTATTTCGATGGAACCATCTACATCAGGGTGGATAAACCCTTCGGTGAGCTTCAAGTGGCAGCTGCCGCTTTTGACCCATATTCCAACCTGATCGCCACGGCATCTACCAACGGGAACGATGGGAGCGTCCGATTGTGGACCTGGAAAGATAGCTCATTCGAACAACTTCCCGACGATCCCGCAGCCCATTCGGTCTATAACTTCCCGGACCGCCGAATCCGGTCACTGGCATTCGGGAGAACGAAAGAAGAAATGCTGGTAATTACGGCTGGTCCATCGAATGACGTCCAGATGCAATGCCTCAACGTGCCTGCGAACCGCATCGAACGTGGAGAAACGGTGGCGCCCAAGGACCAGTTTCTTAAACTCGTGGCCGGGCCGATCG includes the following:
- a CDS encoding toll/interleukin-1 receptor domain-containing protein, whose amino-acid sequence is MTSYKYHVFISYAHVSDTLTGWVSSFKQKLEGKLNEKLPGGTAQVFFDAGELGVGPLRPDLQAALSSSAILLIVLSNRWLERPWCQEELARFVEAAGGPSNAQERIVLVRIEDVKQNRLPKVLQDCHLYDFFKVHPTRKVTLTYGSREFPELESDYALSMLELVGDEDRPGLVTRLLGLTAPQVDEQERAVISSGEEQERPMIFLANCTPDLQRDRNALKRHLEDKGFQVVPAGTFYHAPPGYDEEVRRLLSGSTLFIQIVGAFRYEPTEQFPDGYEHWQLHQARTIKGADVVRWRRPDLLSDDVEDAVHREFVFADDVTRCDLEEFKVILGDKLREIDSRRPGTIEREGITVLVNAANPDNKMAEEVGTRLEDLCIAMDLRSSLYADVVGERSSLFDVARNNPCHGLMIVYGSCGDTWVRRQVKEGRSVALLLKQKVPVCALYVGPPADKPPLEPRPARFGVIDFREEERLRDFVRQVAGRKV
- a CDS encoding AAA family ATPase — protein: MNVLSAASPITSPFPGLRPFKAHENAIFFGRHEQVSDMLQRLETCRLLTVVGASGCGKSSLVRAGLLPALQEGLLFGIDSEWTMITLRPGGNPYRELAKALSDALPADHLSDPNERQARIEARLSSSNTGLIRIINEAGLPPDSNVLVLVDQFEELFRFRNVARNHSQDAIQTHEAYEQRNAANAFVNLLLETVDRQQGGCAGISGSPRIAGKTSGLTPKNSIFIVLTMRSEFLGHCDAFLGLPEAVSQSQFLTPRMTREQLKDAIVRPLELFGAVAHTALINRLLNDVGADPDSLPLMQHALLRTWQNAKARSEQTSAAVRREVRLEIQDYENAGGLQEALSRHADEAYAELGSDPVHGELYQRVTQQLFLLLCRRTGEGLMVRNPIQVDEAAAIVGVSTPAILHVASAFCKEGRNFITYSSSDPDLTADSTLDISHESLIRNWARLKKWIKAETRSASDYAWLLKAARRWQDKKGDLFDGTNLRIALAWRQNTRPSARWAARYGGDFDLAMRFLEESQKRQRYRRMTGAALAAGVVVALVLYGVQQVIFLRQLAHEQRVTIETQTALLNANKQLQEIGDAARRQSEILFGNAKGLLNEKNNPRAGALALAQLSRALDRDQHNVTAAEQTCTLLLNRTWCPPLTPPLRYNSDSPILSATFDPQGPDNRVLAVSQDGWLLQSDDQGAALVQRQSLADQAGGKKVSLISASFSPDGRALVLICPRSGTQKSVQFWKYANGTFRNVTAVEVNSLSIYNTVSWSADQQVITVVPVRWDAAGPCLAFYFDGTIYIRVDKPFGELQVAAAAFDPYSNLIATASTNGNDGSVRLWTWKDSSFEQLPDDPAAHSVYNFPDRRIRSLAFGRTKEEMLVITAGPSNDVQMQCLNVPANRIERGETVAPKDQFLKLVAGPIVSGRQLIAASLYQRVSLNYPDSWSSESTLAEPICFRGTTATATFNPAGSKLMTLSGSNWLAPDTVQIWDVSMRIKREPAGAFQADGRPAPAWLASLARAVSGIPQTWEDDDDAVVLSDVFKQTAPAASGRFDAPYDKVWKHFFPE